In Kogia breviceps isolate mKogBre1 chromosome 19, mKogBre1 haplotype 1, whole genome shotgun sequence, a single genomic region encodes these proteins:
- the SRSF2 gene encoding serine/arginine-rich splicing factor 2: MSYGRPPPDVEGMTSLKVDNLTYRTSPDTLRRVFEKYGRVGDVYIPRDRYTKESRGFAFVRFHDKRDAEDAMDAMDGAVLDGRELRVQMARYGRPPDSHHSRRGPPPRRYGGGGYGRRSRSPRRRRRSRSRSRSRSRSRSRSRYSRSKSRSRTRSRSRSTSKSRSARRSKSKSSSVSRSRSRSRSRSRSRSPPPVSKRESKSRSRSKSPPKSPEEEGAVSS, encoded by the exons ATGAGTTACGGCCGCCCGCCTCCCGATGTGGAGGGCATGACCTCTCTCAAGGTGGACAACCTGACCTACCGCACCTCTCCAGACACCCTGAGGCGCGTGTTCGAGAAGTATGGACGCGTCGGCGACGTGTACATCCCGCGGGATCGCTACACCAAGGAGTCTCGCGGCTTTGCCTTCGTCCGCTTCCACGACAAGCGCGACGCGGAGGATGCCATGGACGCCATGGATGGGGCCGTGCTGGACGGCCGCGAGTTGCGGGTGCAGATGGCGCGCTACGGCCGCCCCCCGGACTCGCACCATAGCCGCCGGGGACCCCCGCCCCGTAGGTACGGGGGCGGTGGCTACGGACGTCGGAGCCGCAG CCCTAGGCGGCGTCGCCGCAGCCGATCCCGGAGTCGGAGCCGGTCCAGGTCCCGGAGTCGATCTCGCTACAGCCGCTCCAAGTCTCGGTCACGTACTCGCTCAAGATCGCGATCAACCTCCAAGTCCAGATCGGCGCGAAGGTCCAAGTCGAAGTCCTCGTCTGTCTCCAGATCTCGCTCGCGGTCCAGGTCCAGGTCTAGGTCCAGGAGTCCTCCACCCGTGTCCAAGAGGGAATCCAAGTCCAGGTCGCGATCCAAGAGTCCTCCCAAGTCTCCTGAAGAGGAAGGAGCGGTGTCCTCTTAA
- the METTL23 gene encoding histone-arginine methyltransferase METTL23: MYVWPCAVVLAQYLWFHRGSLPGKAVLEIGAGVSLPGIMAAKCGAEVILSDSSELPHCLEICRQSCQMNNLPQVHVVGITWGHVSRDLLALPPQDIILASDVFFEPEDFEDILTTVYFLMQKNPKVQLWSTYQVRSADWSLEALLYKWDMKCVQIPLESFGADKEDIAESALPGRHTVEMLVISFAKDSL, encoded by the exons ATGTACGTTTGGCCCTGTGCTGTGGTCCTGGCCCAGTACCTGTGGTTTCACAGAGGATCTCTGCCAGGAAAGGCTGTCTTAGAG ATTGGAGCTGGAGTGAGCCTTCCAGGAATCATGGCTGCAAAATGTGGTGCTGAAGTAATACTGTCAGACAGTTCAGAGCTGCCTCACTGTCTAGAGATCTGTCGGCAAAGCTGCCAAATGAATAACCTGCCTCAGGTGCATGTTGTGGGAATCACGTGGGGTCATGTATCTCGGGATCTTCTGGCTCTACCACCGCAAGACATTATTCTTGCATCCGATGTGTTCTTTGAACCAGAAG acTTTGAAGACATTTTAACTACAGTTTACTTTTTGATGCAGAAGAACCCCAAGGTCCAACTGTGGTCTACTTACCAGGTAAGAAG tgCTGACTGGTCACTTGAAGCTTTGCTCTACAAGTGGGACATGAAATGTGTCCAAATTCCTCTGGAGTCTTTTGGTGCAGACAAAGAAGATATAGCAGAATCTGCCCTTCCAGGAAGACATACTGTTGAAATGCTGGTCATCTCCTTTGCAAAGGACAGTCTCTGA